The following coding sequences lie in one Salmo salar chromosome ssa13, Ssal_v3.1, whole genome shotgun sequence genomic window:
- the LOC106566929 gene encoding transcription factor HES-5: MAPCLTNFSSFHHLKFAEKDIKIRKPIVEKMRRDRINGCIEQLKLILEKEFHKEDPNTKLEKADILEMTVRFLRQQQQPQPAPSQRDYSEGYSQCWRESLQLLSGSPKRDTTTTSAGPLQGLQQQLSSQAQRSCSSPMVCSTSPVSSIFRPTATLQDKGVKGPVWRPW, from the exons ATGGCTCCCTGCTTAACTAACTTCTCCTCTTTCCACCATCTGAAGTTCGCAGAAAAAGACATTAAG ATAAGGAAACCCATCGTGGAGAAGATGCGGCGAGATCGCATTAACGGCTGCATAGAGCAGCTCAAGCTCATCCTGGAGAAGGAGTTCCACAAAGAGGACCCCAATACCAAGCTGGAGAAAGCCGACATCCTGGAGATGACCGTGAGATtcctgaggcagcagcagcagccacagcCGGCTCCATCTCAGAGGGACTACAGCGAGGGTTACTCACAGTGCTGGAGGGAGTCTCTGCAGCTCCTGTCTGGAAGCCCcaagagagacaccaccaccacctccgctGGACCTCTTCAGGGGCTCCAACAGCAGCTCTCCTCCCAGGCCCAGAGATCCTGCAGCAGCCCGATGGTCTGCTCCACTTCCCCAGTCTCCTCCATCTTCCGTCCCACCGCCACGCTCCAGGACAAAGGAGTTAAAGGTCCAGTCTGGAGGCCCTGGTAG